The region AATGATCGAGTTCTCCGTTCACAGCGTCGATAATTTGAGGAACGATGAGTTCACCAAGTTTTTTTCGTTCATTGTATATTTCACGGTCGCTTCCACGAGAAAAATATATTCGCTCAAAAGAGCATGATAAAACAGCTCCCGGCTCTTTAATCATCTCCTCGCTCCAGGTACCATTTTTCTTTACAATTACGGCATGGCCCGGCTTCACAGGTTTAATTTTCTCCTCCGGAAGCTTCATCACCGTTTGTATAACAGCCCTTTCGGATGCACCTACCACAATCTCATCATCGGCATAATACCAGGCAGGACGTATGCCATTAATATCACGCATAATAAAAGCATCGCCATGACCAATAATTCCTGAAATAACATAACCGCCATCCCATTCGGCACTGGCATTAGCCAGAATCTTTTTAAGATCCAGATCACGCGCTATAGCAGCACTTATTTCTTTATGCGTAAGGCCCTGTTTTTTGAGTGTATCAAACAGCAGCTGGTTCTCTTCATCCAATTGATGACCAATTTGTTCCAGAATCGTAACCGTGTCGCTGTAACCTTTGGGATGTTGCCCAAGGTCTACCAAGGACTGAAACATTTCACCAACATTGGTCAGATTAAAATTACCTGCTACCGCAAGATTTTTGCTTTTCCAGTTATTTTCGCGCATGACAGGGTGCACATTGTCAATATCGTTTTTCCCAAATGTACCATAACGTAAGTGCCCCAGATAAATCTCGCCTGCAAAAGGCATATTACTTTTCGCCCATTGTGCATCTTTGAGTAATTCAGGATTTTCATGCCGGACTGCATTAATGGGTTTACGCACCTCATCAAATACATCAACAATCGGATGGGAGGAGTTTGAGCGTGTACGGTCAATATAACGTGTACCCGGCAATGTATCAAGTTTCACGGAGGCCATACCTGCGCCGTCCTGACCGCGATTACGTTGTTTCTCCATCATCAAATACATACGATTGATGCCATACATCCAGTTACCGTATTTCGATTGAAAATACTCCAGTGGTTTTAATAGCCTAATAAAGGCAAAACCACACTCATGCTTAATTAACTCACTCATTTCTTAGCTTTATTTATCAGCACTTCATGGGCTGCTGTAACAATATCTTTTGACTTCAATTTATATTTTTTCATAAGCTCATCTGGTTGCCCCGATTCGCCAAATGTATCGTTGACACCAATAAATTTCATAGGACACGGAGCATATTCAGACAGTACCTCGGCTACGGCACTACCCATCCCCCCCATTATCTGGTGCTCTTCTGCAGTCACTATGGCACCGGTTTCTGCAGAGGCTTTAATTAAAGTTTCTTTATCAATTGGTTTAATTGTATGAAGATTAATTACCCTTGCAGAAACGCCCCCGCTTTCCAGTTCTTTCGCGGCTTCAAGAGCTTCCCACACGAGATGTCCGGTAGCCACAATGGTTAAATCCTCGCCTGTTTTGAGCAGTTGAGCTTTACCTATTTCAAATTTAATATCATCAGGTATAAAATCGGGAACAGCCTCACGCCCAAATCGCAGGTAAACAGGACCGGTCTGCTCAGTCAAAGCAGCTTTAATTGCCTGATTGGCCTGTGTGGCATCACAGGGCGACAAAACAGTCATGTTAGGCAAAGAACGCATTATGGCTATATCTTCGAGCGCCTGATGCGTGGCACCATCCGGACCAACCGAAATTCCGGCATGTGCACCACCAATTATCACATGAAGATTATTATAGCACACTGATATACGCACCTGATCGGTATTGCGCATAGCAGAAAAAACTCCATAGGTGGCCATTACAGGTATTTTGCCCTCAAGCGCAAGGCCCACAGCCACTCCTGTAATATTTTGTTCGGCGATACCCAGCGAATAAAAACGATCAGGGTGAGCCTCTGCGAAAAAATTCATATTCACCGAACCGGTGATATCTGCACCTAACCCGATAATCTCCGGCATTTGGTCTGCTGCTTCTTTCAAACCCTTGCCAAAACCTACCCGCGTTGGAATGTAATCACGAATTTTCATGATAGCTCTGCTTTACCTGTGCAATAAAATTGTCGACATTTTCGGGGCGTGGTGGTTTACCATGCCAGGTATAATCATTTTCTATTTCAGCCACACCCGCACCCATTTTGGTGTGCGCAATAATAACCTGGGGTTGGTTTGTTTTCTCCTTAACGACCTCAAAACATCTCAGAATATCAATAATATCATTTCCATCACATTCGTGTACTTTCCAGTTAAAGGCTCTCCACTTATCGGCCAATGGTTCAACACCCATAACCTGCTCTGTGGGGCCATCAATTTGCACCCCGTTTCGGTCAACTATGGCCACCATATTATCTAGTTGATAATTACCTGCAGCCATTGCTGCTTCCCAGATAGAACCTTCCTGAAGTTCGCCATCCCCATGAATGGAAAAAATACGATGTCTGGCACCATTATGCCTGGCAGCCAAGGCCATTCCCAGTGCTATACTGAGTCCCTGCCCCAGCGATCCGGCGGAAGTTTCAAGCCCCGGCGTGTGGTGATCAGTGGCAGGATGGCCTTGCAGCCTCGAACCAAGTTTTCTTAAGGTAGCAAGCTCTTCAATGGGAAAATAACCGCAATGGGCAAGCGTTGTATAAAAAATTGGGGCTACATGCCCTATAGAAAGTACTAACCGGTCTCTATTCTCCCATTTAGGATTTTCCGGCTTGTGATTGAGTTCTTTAAAATAAAGTGAGGTAAAAACATCGGCGAGACCTAAGCTGCCACCCAGATGCCCGGAGCCAGCAGCAGCGAGCGATTTAATTACGCTGATACGTATTTCCATGGCTTTTTCTCTGAGTTGCCTTACCGATAATTTCATGTTTTTTGCATTCTTACGGTTTTATATCTCGTTTTAGCTCCGGGTAATTAATCCGCGTTTTCACAATATAACTATCCGGGAAAATATCGACGATATTTCGATAATCTTCAAGTGCTTCATGGCGGTTGCGGTAATCACCGACACGAACCTTTATAAACGGAGGTTCATAGGTTGAATACACGCGTACCGGGTCAAACTCGGGAAATTCCGATAAAAACTTTATACGAATATCTTTTGAACGATCTCGCGAATCGTTTCCAAAGCTACTAAAAATCTGTATTCTGTAACCATTCGAAATACCCCTCCGCCTTTGGTGTATTTTCACGTCTCTGTCCACAAGCAATCGCACAAGTGGATCCTGGTGTATATTTACCTCGCCTTTACCACCGGTTGTATCTCTGAATATTTTAAAAATTGAGGCCGTATCGCTTTGCGCTAGAGTAGCAAAAGGCAAAATCATCATTATGATGAATAGTTTAAATTTCATGTTTTGACGCTTACTTAAATTTTTCAATCGACAATTTCATTAATGTCATATAATGGTTTTTTATCTATTACAAAACAGAACTAATCGTTCCTTCCATTTCTTAATATATCAATCTATTAACAAATACTGCAAAAGCTATTTACCTGTGATTTCAAAATTGTTAAAGATCAATTACAAGCCCAAAATCATATAACGATTTTAGCTGTACAAACGTACAAAATAATTCAATTGTATGTATAAAGAAAATGCATCAATAGGGTTGAATGCTTAGCACAGGTATGGGGGAATGATTTACCATTTGCTGTGCATATGGGCCAAGCCAGATATTCTTTGTACTTTCTGATTGCTCGGTCATGATGGAGATGAGGTCTGCATCTTTACGCAGGGCATAATCAATTGTGATATCAGTAAGATTATTACCTGTAATTGCTTCATGCAGGTAATCAATATCATTATTCTCGAGAAACCTGGCAACCTGGTTGGCATAATCATTAATACGTTGCAACACATTTTCTTTTTTAGTATCAGCGACCTGCAACAGATGCACTTCGGCATTAAATTCCTTTGCGATACGGGCAGTGTATGGTATTTTTTGCCGTGTTTCAGGCGTATCGTCTATTGGCAAAACAATGCGGTTTATTTGGTGTCTTTTGTAAGAATTGCGTAAGCTTAGAACAGGACATGGGGAGTTATTGACAACTTTGTAGGCATTGCTACCGAGCCATAATTCCTCAAAACCACTTGTCCCGTGTGATCCGATAACAATTAGTTCTGCTTCACCATATTTTGCCTGGTTTGCAATCTCGTTGTATACTTTGCCGCTTCTGATACGAAAATCCAGATTGTGATGTGCCTTTGGTTTGTATTGTTCTACTAGCTTTTTAAGGTTATTAATTACGGTCTCATTTTTTACATCAATCAGGTTTGTGAGCGAGAAATTGCGCTGATAGAAAACGGCATCTTTTATGACGTGTATCATTCGCACGTCGTGCCCCATTTCATTGGCAAAAGCAATGGCCATTTCAAGGGCATTAACAGAATCTTCACTAAAATCTACAGGAACCAATACGTGCTTCATGTCATACAAGTTTACTTGACGATTCTAAAGTGCAATTTTCAGATTTCGCTTTGCAGCGTTCTGCCTATAAATATAATGAAAAGCGTTAATTTCACCAAACAAAAAAAGGGAAGCCATGGCCTCCCTTTTTAAGTAATCTATATCCGTATTATTGGATTTTCTTTTTCGTAGAATAGTTAATTTTCAGTGCATTGGCTTTACGCAGTTCCTGTTTAATATCTGTAACGATACCCATTCTAACATCCTCATCAATTTTTAATGAAGTAGTCATAAACGGACGTTCGTTTTCATCGCGAGCTTCGCGCTCTGCGGCAATATAATCAGGAATATCTTTTACTTGCTTAAAGGCATCATTGAGCTGAATACGTGGTTCTGAACCAAAGAACTTCTGATAGTTGCGTTTAGGTTTACCAACGTATATATAACTTACGAGTGATTTTTTCTTAAGCTTGGTAAGTTCAGTAGCTTCGGGTACAGAAACCTGTACTTTAAGCTCTGTTTCACGCATTGTGGTACTTACCATGAAAAAGAAAAGCAACATAAACACAATATCAGGCAACGAAGCTGTATTGATTCCGGGTGTACCGCCCGATTTACCTTTTCTTTCAAATTTTGAAGCCATAATTATTCTCCTATGTTTTTAGGTTCAGCCTCTGAAATACGTTGAGGGATAGCTGCACGAATGGCATCAACATCTGC is a window of Salinivirga cyanobacteriivorans DNA encoding:
- a CDS encoding amidophosphoribosyltransferase; amino-acid sequence: MSELIKHECGFAFIRLLKPLEYFQSKYGNWMYGINRMYLMMEKQRNRGQDGAGMASVKLDTLPGTRYIDRTRSNSSHPIVDVFDEVRKPINAVRHENPELLKDAQWAKSNMPFAGEIYLGHLRYGTFGKNDIDNVHPVMRENNWKSKNLAVAGNFNLTNVGEMFQSLVDLGQHPKGYSDTVTILEQIGHQLDEENQLLFDTLKKQGLTHKEISAAIARDLDLKKILANASAEWDGGYVISGIIGHGDAFIMRDINGIRPAWYYADDEIVVGASERAVIQTVMKLPEEKIKPVKPGHAVIVKKNGTWSEEMIKEPGAVLSCSFERIYFSRGSDREIYNERKKLGELIVPQIIDAVNGELDHSVFSFIPNTSETAFYGMMKGIETHMLQQKMDELGNENANHTRAELHKIINARPRVEKIAIKDVKLRTFITGDESRDDLVEHVYDITYGTVEANKDNLVVIDDSIVRGTTLRRSILRILDRLNPKRIVVVSSSPQIRYPDCYGIDMAKLSDFIAFNAAIGLLKDRGQYFIINEVYKKCKEQEHLPKEQVKNHVKEIYAPFKAQEISDKIAELMHGGINAEVKVVYQSIENLHKAIPNDKGDWYFTGNYPTSGGNKVVNQSFINFIEGKNERAY
- a CDS encoding transketolase, with the translated sequence MKLSVRQLREKAMEIRISVIKSLAAAGSGHLGGSLGLADVFTSLYFKELNHKPENPKWENRDRLVLSIGHVAPIFYTTLAHCGYFPIEELATLRKLGSRLQGHPATDHHTPGLETSAGSLGQGLSIALGMALAARHNGARHRIFSIHGDGELQEGSIWEAAMAAGNYQLDNMVAIVDRNGVQIDGPTEQVMGVEPLADKWRAFNWKVHECDGNDIIDILRCFEVVKEKTNQPQVIIAHTKMGAGVAEIENDYTWHGKPPRPENVDNFIAQVKQSYHENS
- a CDS encoding SPOR domain-containing protein, whose product is MKFKLFIIMMILPFATLAQSDTASIFKIFRDTTGGKGEVNIHQDPLVRLLVDRDVKIHQRRRGISNGYRIQIFSSFGNDSRDRSKDIRIKFLSEFPEFDPVRVYSTYEPPFIKVRVGDYRNRHEALEDYRNIVDIFPDSYIVKTRINYPELKRDIKP
- a CDS encoding transketolase family protein, coding for MKIRDYIPTRVGFGKGLKEAADQMPEIIGLGADITGSVNMNFFAEAHPDRFYSLGIAEQNITGVAVGLALEGKIPVMATYGVFSAMRNTDQVRISVCYNNLHVIIGGAHAGISVGPDGATHQALEDIAIMRSLPNMTVLSPCDATQANQAIKAALTEQTGPVYLRFGREAVPDFIPDDIKFEIGKAQLLKTGEDLTIVATGHLVWEALEAAKELESGGVSARVINLHTIKPIDKETLIKASAETGAIVTAEEHQIMGGMGSAVAEVLSEYAPCPMKFIGVNDTFGESGQPDELMKKYKLKSKDIVTAAHEVLINKAKK
- a CDS encoding universal stress protein; translation: MKHVLVPVDFSEDSVNALEMAIAFANEMGHDVRMIHVIKDAVFYQRNFSLTNLIDVKNETVINNLKKLVEQYKPKAHHNLDFRIRSGKVYNEIANQAKYGEAELIVIGSHGTSGFEELWLGSNAYKVVNNSPCPVLSLRNSYKRHQINRIVLPIDDTPETRQKIPYTARIAKEFNAEVHLLQVADTKKENVLQRINDYANQVARFLENNDIDYLHEAITGNNLTDITIDYALRKDADLISIMTEQSESTKNIWLGPYAQQMVNHSPIPVLSIQPY
- a CDS encoding ExbD/TolR family protein; amino-acid sequence: MASKFERKGKSGGTPGINTASLPDIVFMLLFFFMVSTTMRETELKVQVSVPEATELTKLKKKSLVSYIYVGKPKRNYQKFFGSEPRIQLNDAFKQVKDIPDYIAAEREARDENERPFMTTSLKIDEDVRMGIVTDIKQELRKANALKINYSTKKKIQ